The Desulfobacter hydrogenophilus genomic interval AGGATTATTACGCCCTGTTATTGACACAGGGCGTAATAATAAAGTATAGACAATAAAAAAGCCCGGAAAGCGTTGGCACACGCCTAATCCGGGCAAACCACTAGACACTGAATCGGAGTGTAAAATGGATAAATCAATTATAATGAACAGAAACCAAATAGTCAAAAAATCAAACGCTCTTTGTAGAGCAAGACATACTACTGATTCCATCTGGATCGGGCGCTTGGCGGCCATTGTAGCTGCTCAAGTCCGGAAAGACGATAAAGAATTCCAAATATACAAAATACCTGTCCAACAAATGCTGGCCGCGGCTGGAATCAGCAGGACAGGGAGTATTTATAGAGACTTATTACCGATTGCAGAAAAAGCCATGCAGAAGACCATTAGAATCGAAGAAGAAGGAGAATGGGTCTTATATACTCTATTTTCAAAATGTCGTTATAAGCGTGGGGATGGTTTTGTAACTGTACGCTTTGATCCAGATCTAAAACTCCATTTTCTCAATCTGGGAGAAAAAGTTAATTTTACAGAGTATGCTCTCATTGAGTATATGTCCTTGCAATCAACGTATTCACAGCATCTTTTTGAATATTTGATGTCTTGGAATGACAGACCCATAGTTGAAATTGAACTCGCTGAATTACACGAAAAATTAGCTACGCCGCCAGGAAGTAGGGTAAGAAAAAATTTTTACGACTTTGAACGCAAAATTTTGGCTCTGGCTCATAAAGAAATCCAAAAAATTACAAGTCTCAGGTTTGAATACGAGATATTGAACAACAAGGGCCAGATCCGCAAAAAAGGCCAAGCTGCCAAAATTATTCGTTTCGTTTTTTCCAAAGGCAAAGTTGCAAAAATTGCAAAAAGACAGAAACAAGCAGACCAAAAAAAGCAGTCAGCCAAAAACAATACCCTCTTTCTGTCGGCGGTTCAGTGCGCCCAGGCGCACAAAGACCAGGGCGGCTGCGGTAAACTCCGAGGAACTCAAGAGTGCTGCAAAGCGTGTATGGAGTCGAAAAAAACCGTGGAAACTGAACTTGACCTATTCAACCAGAAAAAAAATTAGGTGGCAGGCCCTGGCCGGTGTTGCTGCACAGACCAGGGCCGTTACATTCCCGCACTCATTCCACGCCGTTGTCGCTGAGATTCAAGCGGTTTCTGCGCTTTTTCTGGATCATCCCACCGTTGATTTATAACCCGTTCAGGCGTTTTTTTTAAAACGTCGTTCCAGTCCTGCCCCTTGCGCTGCGGCAAGTTCTCCTCAAATTTTGCGCCGGCCTTTTGACAAATGCGCTCTAAATCGCTGCTGTACCGCTTCCCCGCTTCATCGTTATCAAACGCCCCGATAATAGCTTTACCCCGGTTACGCTCGACCAGGGCGGCAAGTTGCTCATCCTGGGCGTGTGACATCTGCCCGGCAAGGCTCACATAAACCGCCTTGTTGTGTGGGTGTAATTGTGCATGGGAGAGCGCATCAATACCGCTTTCACAAATGACTATTTTTTCAAAGTCGCCTGGGGCCTTGGAAAACCACAAGCCCTTCTCCCCGGCCTTGGAGAAGCCCGTAAAATCGGTGTTCTTTTTTTCCAGGCCGGAAAACCCCTGCTCGTTGTGGTGGGGAAAACAAACATTTTGCCGGTCGTCACCGACAACAGCACCCAAAAACCGCAAATCCATCAAAACCCTTTGGTCAATACCCCGGTTGGCAAGGTATTTGACGTTTTTAAGGATCCGAATTTTGGCTTTCTCTTGGGCCAATTCTTGGGCCTGGGTTTCCTTGGTGGGCTTCGGCCTGGGCGGTGTGATCTGGACTGTAGGCCGGGGGGATCCTAGATAGCTCCGCAACTCCTTGCGGACATGCCCAAGGTTTTTGCCGGTCTGGTATTGGCAAAAATCAATTACAGAGCCGTTTTTGCCGTTCCTGAAGTCATGGTACATCTGATCCCCTCCGGACCCCATAAACACGCCAATTTTGCCCCCTGATTCGGTTCTCATGACTCGCATTTGTCGCCCGGATTTTTTCTTGTCCAGGGCAAAGCCATATGTGCTGGCAAATTCAGCCAAATTGATTTCCCGCTTGAAACGGGATAATTCGTCCGTCATGAGTTCTCGGGTCCTGTCCCTAACAGCTCCTGGGCTATACCGTTGTAGGCTTCGGTTAATTTTTCCACTTGCTTGGTCAAGCTGCTGACTTGTTTCTGCAAGCTTTCGATAATTTCGGCTTGCTGTTTCTGCGATTCGATTACGGTATTGATTAGACTCTGTTCCAACTCTGTCAGTGCCATTGATTATTTCCTTATGATTTTCAGGGCTTCTCTTTTTCCTAACGTGGCCCCGGTCTCTATCGTGTCCCCCTCTGGCATCACGATATAAAACTTGCCATCCTGCTTCTTTAACTCTATTCCCAATGTTTTCATGGCGTTTAACGTCTCCTGGGCGGTCTTGATCTGCGACTCGACCAGGGCTTTTTCTTCCATGGAACTGGTCACGCTCGACGACAGGTATTGCATCAGTCCCCAGCTCCCGGCGAAGATGCCCAGAAAGAGTCCCAGACCGACCACCAGGGGCTTGATCCATGCCCTGGTCAAGACTATTTTTAACTTGAGATATTCCCGGTTCAGCCGGTCGGTTTCTGACTCTAAATTTATCCTGATTGAACTCAACTCGTCGTTGATAGAGCCTTTCAAATTCTCGCTTAGCTCGCTCAAATGCTCTTTGATTAGGCCTTCGGTCTGCTCCCGGTCGTCCTCCATCTTGGCTCTGAGCCTGTCTTTCAAACTCGCCACGTTGGAAATTGTCATTGAAAAGGACTCCTTTCATCCTGAATTTTTCCCCGGTTTCAGGGTCTTTGACGGTGATATAATTCTTTCCTGCCCTGGGCGTTTCAAGCCCGGCCTCATGCAGGGCCGTTAAAACGTCCTGGCGATTTTCAATTTCTCCGGTATCAATTTTGTGGGCCAAATATTCCGTGACCAGTTGCCGGGGATCAGACTCAACCTGCATCCCGGCCTTGAGTTTTACAGCATCCACATATGCCCGGAATCCGGGCTGAACCATCCGGGCCCGGTCGGGGTCGTCCGGCCTGGCCCACCCGTTGGCATGGTTGTGCATGTCCCGGACGGTATCAAAATATTTTTGCCAGCCTGGGGGAGCCGGGTTCATGCTCTTACCGGAGACCAGATCAACCCGGGCCGTGAGCGTGTGAATGTGGATTCCCTTGTCTTTTTCGTGGTGAAGCACGGCTGAAAAGGCGTATTGATCAGGTTCAAGCCCGGCAAACGCCATTTTTTTATAGTCCCCAAGCACGGCCTTGATCTGCTCCGGTGTCGGCTTGTCCTCTGGTGACCAGGAGATCACGCCGGAACGGTACTTGTGCTTGAAAGTGAGCGCATCAGCCACGGCAGCCACTTGGTGGGGATCACCTTCCAGGACCTGTATCACTTCCCGGTCGTGGCCCTGGCTGTCCTGCGCCTGGGTCAAATAATCGGCTGCACCCTTTGCCGATCCTGTGCCGTGTTTTAGAAATTTTATGTGCATTTTCTTTTGGGCAAAATGGAAAAAAAATTGATCATGTCATGGCCTTTTTTAGCTCGTGTTCAATGGCGGCCAAGTGCTGGATAACCTGGACAGCATCAGCACCGGACTTGTGAGTGTTGCACCACCGGGCAATCTGATTCAGGTTGTTCCCGATCCTGGCCAGATGCAAAATTTTTTCCTTTTGGATTTTTCGATCCTTTACTTTGAAAGGCCGTACCCGATGAATCGCTTTGGTGATTAACTCGGTCATGGTTTGGCCGGAATCATCGGCTATTTTTTTCAAGGCGGTTTTTTCTTCTTCAGAAATTCTGATTTGCAAGAATTTGGGTTTTGAAATTGCCATGCGATTTCCTCCAAAAAGGGCGTAGCCCTTGGGGGGTTCAAAGGGGGGGCACCCCCCTGCCAGCCTTCGCCGGAACGTAGTGACAAGAGTCGGCTGGCTTAAAAACAATATTGATACTATATATCATGATTTGACACGGTGTCAACACCCCGATACCTTGCAAAGGGCAGTGGGGAAAATTAGCCTAATTCCGACGAGTATTAATCAAAAGGTTATCCAGATTTCGAACGCAGACTATCAGCATAACAGGCCAAAGCCAGTTCAATGATCTGCCCAAACGAGGATGGTTTCCCGGCCTGTATACTGGCATCACGAAGACGGTTTAGTTCATTATAAGCGTTGGCACTGACAATTGCCGATATCTGCTTTTTACCGTCTTTTTTAACCCGATTAAGGTAGCGCTTAACGCGCTCCCGGTTCCCTGCCTCGAGCCTGGCAAGCTTTTCAAGTTTTGTCTTTATTTCAGTCATAACTTTCTAACCATTTATATTAACGTTTATTTTTACATTAATATAAATGGTTGGAGTTTTCAAGAAAGTTATGTTCTTTTTCCCTCCATTATGCCCCGATTCGGTTGGTTCATCTGATCGGACCAAGGTACTGGACGAAGTCAGCACCACGATTCACGACGGCGGAGCCTCCGTGAATACTTTAAATAACAGGTAAAATTGTGCCATTCTTCCTTTATAATGTATTTTATAATAATCTATTAACACTATATGGTTATTTAAAGGCAACAATAAGTGATTTTTTATTGACTTTTAATAATCTTTTTGTTAAAACTTAATGTCAATATAAGACATAGGGGGGTAATTATGGCATTTGAAAAGTTTACTAAAACAGGTACGAGACCAGGTGTACCAAAAATATCGATATGGACAAGAGGCCAGATCGGTTTTAACAATACGGCAATGTTAAAACATAAAGTTAGTGATTTTAA includes:
- a CDS encoding toprim domain-containing protein, which encodes MHIKFLKHGTGSAKGAADYLTQAQDSQGHDREVIQVLEGDPHQVAAVADALTFKHKYRSGVISWSPEDKPTPEQIKAVLGDYKKMAFAGLEPDQYAFSAVLHHEKDKGIHIHTLTARVDLVSGKSMNPAPPGWQKYFDTVRDMHNHANGWARPDDPDRARMVQPGFRAYVDAVKLKAGMQVESDPRQLVTEYLAHKIDTGEIENRQDVLTALHEAGLETPRAGKNYITVKDPETGEKFRMKGVLFNDNFQRGEFERQAQSQDGGRPGADRRPNQRAFERAKREFERLYQRRVEFNQDKFRVRNRPAEPGISQVKNSLDQGMDQAPGGRSGTLSGHLRRELGTDAIPVVERDQFHGRKSPGRVADQDRPGDVKRHENIGNRVKEAGWQVLYRDARGGHDRDRGHVRKKRSPENHKEIINGTDRVGTESNQYRNRIAETASRNYRKLAETSQQLDQASGKINRSLQRYSPGAVRDRTRELMTDELSRFKREINLAEFASTYGFALDKKKSGRQMRVMRTESGGKIGVFMGSGGDQMYHDFRNGKNGSVIDFCQYQTGKNLGHVRKELRSYLGSPRPTVQITPPRPKPTKETQAQELAQEKAKIRILKNVKYLANRGIDQRVLMDLRFLGAVVGDDRQNVCFPHHNEQGFSGLEKKNTDFTGFSKAGEKGLWFSKAPGDFEKIVICESGIDALSHAQLHPHNKAVYVSLAGQMSHAQDEQLAALVERNRGKAIIGAFDNDEAGKRYSSDLERICQKAGAKFEENLPQRKGQDWNDVLKKTPERVINQRWDDPEKAQKPLESQRQRRGMSAGM
- a CDS encoding MobC family plasmid mobilization relaxosome protein — protein: MAISKPKFLQIRISEEEKTALKKIADDSGQTMTELITKAIHRVRPFKVKDRKIQKEKILHLARIGNNLNQIARWCNTHKSGADAVQVIQHLAAIEHELKKAMT
- a CDS encoding replication initiation protein, producing the protein MDKSIIMNRNQIVKKSNALCRARHTTDSIWIGRLAAIVAAQVRKDDKEFQIYKIPVQQMLAAAGISRTGSIYRDLLPIAEKAMQKTIRIEEEGEWVLYTLFSKCRYKRGDGFVTVRFDPDLKLHFLNLGEKVNFTEYALIEYMSLQSTYSQHLFEYLMSWNDRPIVEIELAELHEKLATPPGSRVRKNFYDFERKILALAHKEIQKITSLRFEYEILNNKGQIRKKGQAAKIIRFVFSKGKVAKIAKRQKQADQKKQSAKNNTLFLSAVQCAQAHKDQGGCGKLRGTQECCKACMESKKTVETELDLFNQKKN